In Paenibacillus guangzhouensis, a single window of DNA contains:
- the yqeK gene encoding bis(5'-nucleosyl)-tetraphosphatase (symmetrical) YqeK, with product MHAAYHPLKLEPLTGDLRKDIVQFLRLNGCPKTAEHSIRVGREAKRVAELYQVNAMSAEIAGYLHDISAVYANDVRIEVARSLGIDILPEEESFPLIIHQKISREMASDLFHIHDQDILDAVGCHTTLRQDATLLDKVLFVADKIEWDQAGSPPYLNQIMQQLDKSLDHATYEYINYLWRQKEKLRVVHPWLRDAYYELRAQME from the coding sequence TTAAAACTCGAGCCTTTAACCGGGGATCTCAGGAAGGATATCGTTCAATTCCTAAGGTTGAATGGCTGTCCGAAGACTGCGGAACATAGTATCCGTGTCGGACGCGAAGCAAAGCGAGTAGCCGAGCTGTACCAGGTCAATGCCATGTCTGCCGAAATCGCCGGCTATTTGCACGATATTAGCGCTGTCTATGCGAACGATGTGAGGATTGAAGTGGCTCGTTCGCTCGGCATCGATATTCTGCCTGAAGAAGAGAGCTTCCCGCTGATTATTCATCAGAAAATTTCCAGGGAAATGGCGAGCGATCTATTTCATATTCACGATCAAGACATTCTGGACGCGGTGGGCTGCCATACTACGCTGCGTCAGGACGCTACATTGTTAGATAAAGTTCTGTTCGTTGCCGATAAAATCGAGTGGGACCAAGCTGGCAGCCCGCCTTACTTGAATCAGATCATGCAGCAGCTGGATAAGTCGTTAGATCATGCTACGTACGAATATATCAACTACTTATGGAGACAAAAAGAGAAACTGCGCGTCGTCCACCCGTGGCTTCGAGACGCCTACTACGAATTACGTGCACAGATGGAATAA
- a CDS encoding GNAT family N-acetyltransferase: MNVRLSPTTRDNWQEAMQLQVQEEQSPFVASVVVSLAKVHIRPDGEQYQYAPYNLYNDEGRLIGFIMTAVDDTTTWSYWVTGFIIDAKEQGQGYGRAALQAAIDHIRAQYPQCERVNLTAHADNTRARRLYENYGFTATGEVYDGEVVYRYDLGSSR; this comes from the coding sequence ATGAATGTTCGCTTATCCCCGACCACGCGGGACAACTGGCAAGAAGCTATGCAATTGCAAGTTCAGGAAGAGCAGTCCCCTTTCGTCGCATCTGTGGTTGTATCCTTAGCTAAGGTACATATCCGGCCCGACGGGGAACAATATCAGTATGCGCCGTACAACCTGTACAATGATGAAGGCCGCTTAATCGGATTCATCATGACAGCGGTTGACGATACGACCACATGGTCGTATTGGGTAACGGGATTCATTATTGATGCGAAGGAACAAGGCCAGGGCTACGGCAGAGCCGCACTGCAAGCGGCGATCGATCATATTCGGGCGCAATACCCACAATGCGAGCGGGTGAATCTGACCGCCCATGCTGATAATACGAGAGCGCGTAGGCTCTATGAGAATTATGGATTTACCGCAACAGGTGAGGTGTATGACGGGGAAGTCGTGTACCGTTATGATCTTGGGTCCTCCAGATAG
- a CDS encoding HesB/YadR/YfhF family protein, translated as MRMIVEAPAARWYKREMSLSDGDSLRIFVRMGGCGSVVPGLSLGVMQDKPVNPALSEVVEGIRFYIEDDNMWYLGHKELHIVYDEKHDDISLEVV; from the coding sequence ATGAGAATGATCGTAGAAGCACCTGCAGCTCGTTGGTACAAAAGAGAAATGTCTTTGTCAGATGGCGATAGTTTGAGAATATTCGTGCGAATGGGCGGTTGCGGCAGTGTGGTACCGGGTCTATCACTGGGTGTGATGCAAGATAAACCAGTCAATCCTGCGCTCTCAGAAGTGGTGGAAGGCATCCGGTTCTATATTGAGGATGATAATATGTGGTATCTGGGCCATAAAGAGCTTCACATTGTGTACGATGAGAAGCATGACGATATTTCGCTCGAAGTGGTGTAA
- a CDS encoding S-layer homology domain-containing protein translates to MNTLSKKIATMMLAAALGATAIPYAVLNAQAALTDQDIQSAINTLSKAGIMQGYADHSMGQEKLITRAELAKMVVKTFNLEGTAENKAVLTDVKPNAWYADVASEIVGLGIMDAQNGQFNPSGNVTDAELVQVVSKALKRDVKSVNHWMSAFFAADSNAARGEVAYLLSTARQAIPSNDAKVTSVRSLNAITLIVTFDKPLTATDEVFAKAKEDFTFNDGLTLTNMPRLKTGSIATYIVPTSVQQAGTTYNMYYKGQPSGSFVGNATKLDMTTASQVTNDTFEIEALKANGVVDYGYIISAYSGGRGANAFVLNDQEQADGKKYQIISSMQARQVTITPEGGQPIIAKYVPFTQSTDGKQEPKFRLPEGQVLTPGVKYTVTSDWANIANPTFVAKSFEALQVTGAEATSETSINVTLAQDPGDELFSGRSVTLTASNGDKLTATYKYSSRKGDVGVFDLAPDSKLAAGTTYTVTPVGAWATATGVTFTTK, encoded by the coding sequence ATGAATACATTATCCAAAAAAATTGCAACGATGATGCTGGCAGCCGCTCTAGGTGCTACAGCGATTCCTTACGCGGTGCTAAATGCACAAGCCGCATTAACCGATCAAGATATTCAATCTGCAATCAATACATTAAGCAAAGCAGGCATTATGCAAGGGTATGCGGACCATTCGATGGGTCAGGAGAAGCTGATTACACGAGCAGAACTTGCGAAGATGGTCGTGAAAACCTTCAACCTCGAAGGTACAGCCGAGAACAAAGCAGTATTAACAGACGTGAAGCCGAATGCGTGGTATGCGGATGTCGCGAGTGAAATCGTAGGTCTAGGCATTATGGATGCCCAGAATGGACAATTTAATCCGAGCGGTAACGTGACGGATGCCGAGTTGGTCCAGGTCGTATCGAAGGCGCTGAAACGTGATGTGAAATCAGTAAACCACTGGATGAGCGCATTTTTCGCAGCGGACAGCAACGCAGCACGCGGAGAAGTTGCTTATCTGCTCTCAACAGCGCGTCAAGCGATTCCTTCAAATGATGCGAAGGTAACAAGCGTGCGTTCCTTGAACGCGATTACGTTGATCGTGACTTTCGATAAGCCGCTAACCGCTACGGATGAAGTGTTCGCAAAAGCCAAAGAAGATTTCACCTTCAACGATGGCCTGACGCTTACGAACATGCCGCGCTTGAAGACAGGATCGATCGCGACGTACATCGTTCCGACTTCCGTTCAGCAAGCAGGCACAACGTATAACATGTATTATAAAGGTCAACCGTCGGGCTCTTTTGTAGGCAATGCAACGAAATTGGATATGACAACCGCTAGTCAAGTGACGAACGATACGTTCGAGATCGAAGCGTTAAAAGCCAATGGCGTAGTGGATTATGGCTATATCATTTCGGCGTACAGCGGCGGCCGCGGGGCGAATGCGTTCGTACTGAACGATCAAGAGCAAGCGGACGGTAAGAAGTATCAGATTATCTCTTCGATGCAAGCAAGACAAGTGACGATTACGCCGGAAGGCGGTCAACCGATCATTGCGAAATACGTGCCGTTCACTCAATCGACAGACGGCAAACAAGAGCCGAAGTTCCGTCTTCCGGAGGGACAGGTCTTGACGCCGGGCGTGAAATACACGGTTACATCCGACTGGGCGAATATTGCAAATCCAACGTTCGTAGCGAAATCGTTCGAAGCTCTGCAAGTAACCGGAGCGGAAGCGACCAGCGAGACGTCGATTAACGTGACATTGGCGCAAGACCCGGGTGACGAGTTGTTCTCCGGCCGCAGCGTGACATTGACAGCATCGAATGGGGACAAGCTGACAGCGACGTACAAATATTCCAGCCGGAAAGGCGACGTAGGTGTGTTCGATCTTGCGCCGGATAGCAAACTAGCAGCAGGAACGACGTATACCGTAACACCTGTAGGTGCATGGGCTACGGCAACTGGCGTAACATTCACGACAAAATAA
- a CDS encoding response regulator transcription factor: MSRILIIEDETTIAQLERDYFELNGFVVDLCHTGNEGMQRALLEDYSLIIIDLQLPGMDGFELCRRIREAKEVPILIVSAKKEEIDKIRAFNLGADDYITKPFSPSELVARAKAHLTRYERLLGKQKPSAQDEIHIRGLFIDRASRRVFVRNKEVAITNREFDLLVFLASNPNRVFGKEDLFERIWGLDSSGDIATVTVHIRKLREKLEVDPSNPQYIETVWGAGYRFTV, from the coding sequence ATGTCACGCATTCTAATCATTGAAGATGAGACGACGATTGCACAGCTGGAACGGGATTATTTTGAACTGAACGGGTTCGTGGTGGATTTGTGCCATACCGGGAACGAAGGCATGCAGCGCGCGCTGTTGGAAGACTACAGCCTGATCATTATCGATTTGCAGCTGCCAGGCATGGACGGATTCGAGTTATGCCGGCGCATTCGCGAAGCGAAGGAAGTCCCAATCTTGATCGTATCGGCGAAGAAAGAAGAGATTGATAAGATTCGCGCTTTCAATCTTGGTGCGGATGACTATATTACGAAGCCATTTAGTCCGAGTGAACTTGTCGCGAGGGCGAAAGCGCATCTGACACGCTATGAACGCCTGCTGGGCAAGCAGAAGCCGAGTGCGCAGGATGAGATCCATATTCGCGGGTTGTTCATCGACAGAGCCTCACGCAGAGTATTTGTCCGGAATAAGGAGGTCGCGATAACGAATAGGGAGTTCGATCTCTTGGTATTCCTCGCGAGCAACCCGAACCGTGTCTTCGGTAAAGAGGATCTGTTCGAGCGGATCTGGGGACTTGATTCAAGTGGAGATATTGCGACTGTCACCGTGCATATTCGCAAGCTAAGGGAGAAGCTGGAGGTTGACCCTTCGAACCCGCAGTATATCGAGACCGTATGGGGGGCAGGGTATCGTTTTACCGTGTAA
- a CDS encoding sensor histidine kinase produces the protein MSIRIKLLLSYTGMLVISLLVIVLTASLFTIASTGDVHSFRDFYKVHYQINPLTEQGESIFLDLKYLAKNDPDELKNKELLRDYDFKLRAEKSGLYVRHENDQIYESLTFNQPELKQALPPYDLNNNKIRSTFNIGARFYAYAKFDFTFKDGTKGGVFVIRERSPFAEVVRNLLPILSIMLVGVLVIANLLLYRWLTRSVIKPLHLLRDSAERIKEGNLQFELKLHSKDEMGQLSGAFESMRHRLQESVQLQLQYEENRKELISNISHDLRTPITNIKGYIEGIRDGVADTPEKMEKYVNIIYAKAVDMDKLVDELFLYSKLDLNQVPFTFEPVNIVRFLDDCIEELRYDLEDQGIAMTWNQHEAGEVMVIADLEKLKRTVLNIIGNSLKYMDKPHKEIRVSLMAAEDTVTVEITDNGVGIPPDALPHIFERFYRAEPSRNSATGGSGLGLAIARQIIEGHGGSIWASSQENEGTSIFFTLKRLNEGGQGEHVTHSNH, from the coding sequence ATGTCGATCCGCATTAAATTATTGCTATCTTATACAGGCATGTTGGTCATAAGTCTGCTCGTGATCGTATTGACGGCTTCGCTCTTTACGATTGCTTCGACTGGGGACGTGCACAGCTTCCGTGATTTCTATAAAGTGCATTATCAGATTAATCCGTTAACGGAACAAGGGGAATCGATATTCCTCGATTTGAAATATTTGGCCAAAAATGATCCCGATGAGCTGAAAAACAAAGAACTGCTGAGAGATTACGATTTTAAGCTGAGGGCGGAGAAATCAGGACTCTATGTTCGCCACGAGAATGATCAAATCTATGAATCGTTAACGTTTAATCAACCTGAATTGAAGCAGGCGCTTCCGCCGTATGACCTGAACAACAATAAAATTCGCAGCACGTTCAATATTGGCGCGAGGTTCTATGCTTATGCGAAGTTCGATTTTACGTTCAAGGACGGGACAAAGGGCGGCGTATTCGTCATTCGGGAACGGAGTCCGTTCGCTGAGGTTGTCCGTAATCTTCTCCCGATCTTATCGATTATGCTCGTAGGTGTCTTAGTCATTGCCAATCTCCTTCTCTATCGTTGGTTGACACGAAGCGTGATCAAGCCGCTTCATCTGCTTCGCGACTCGGCGGAACGTATTAAAGAGGGCAATCTGCAGTTCGAATTAAAGCTTCATTCGAAGGACGAGATGGGGCAGCTTAGTGGAGCGTTCGAGAGTATGCGGCATCGACTGCAAGAATCGGTGCAACTGCAGCTGCAATATGAGGAGAACCGGAAAGAGCTAATCTCGAATATCTCGCATGACCTGCGCACGCCGATCACCAATATTAAAGGGTACATTGAAGGGATTCGCGACGGTGTTGCTGATACGCCAGAGAAGATGGAGAAGTACGTCAATATCATCTATGCGAAGGCTGTCGATATGGACAAGCTTGTCGATGAGTTATTTCTCTATTCGAAGCTGGACCTCAACCAAGTGCCTTTCACCTTCGAACCTGTCAATATTGTGCGCTTCCTGGACGATTGCATTGAGGAGCTGCGGTATGACCTGGAGGATCAGGGCATTGCAATGACGTGGAATCAGCACGAAGCGGGGGAAGTCATGGTTATTGCCGATCTTGAGAAATTAAAGCGGACGGTGCTGAATATCATCGGCAACTCGCTCAAATATATGGATAAGCCGCATAAGGAGATCCGAGTTTCGCTTATGGCAGCTGAAGACACGGTCACGGTCGAAATAACGGATAATGGCGTGGGCATTCCGCCCGATGCACTGCCGCATATTTTCGAACGATTTTATCGCGCGGAGCCTTCTCGTAATTCTGCAACGGGTGGAAGCGGCTTAGGACTTGCGATTGCGCGTCAGATTATCGAAGGTCACGGAGGTTCAATCTGGGCGTCAAGTCAGGAGAACGAAGGCACGAGCATATTTTTTACATTGAAACGGTTGAACGAAGGGGGCCAGGGAGAGCATGTCACGCATTCTAATCATTGA
- a CDS encoding glycosyltransferase family 4 protein, which produces MLGGAPIKILIIAPEQIPVPPVKGGSVEICILAIARRLAKSHKVTVISKKTSKYPNKTQDGNLTIERVDSGSPATYLRAVLAKIKGRHFDMIQVDNRPRSLPKIKKMFPSTPLSLFLHSLTFVSSPQITRQQAAQCMQYADVIIANSQSLKSELQHRYPKIKNRLKVVYLGTDVQRFRPPTVRERNAVRAKLGVSSAYVVTFAGRIIPRKGLPVLIRAIQQAKKSVPNVQLLVAGNTQRKGYGAKMKKLAAQLNVPMKMAGYYAHKRMHQFYWAGDCFVCPSQKHEAFGLVNIEAMAAGLPVVASDIGGIREIIRHEKNGILIKRFHQPSAFATAIQRLATQQKLTKSIRRTGLKDVKHRFSWQGTADRLIKLYHKHQA; this is translated from the coding sequence ATGCTAGGAGGTGCACCCATCAAGATTCTTATTATCGCTCCCGAACAAATTCCTGTCCCGCCAGTCAAAGGTGGTTCCGTAGAAATTTGCATTCTTGCTATCGCTCGCCGCCTGGCTAAATCGCATAAAGTGACTGTCATCAGTAAGAAAACGTCCAAGTATCCCAATAAAACCCAGGACGGCAACCTGACCATTGAACGTGTCGATTCTGGCTCACCCGCCACATATTTGAGAGCAGTCCTCGCTAAAATTAAGGGCAGACATTTTGATATGATTCAGGTCGATAATCGTCCCCGATCCTTGCCTAAAATCAAAAAAATGTTCCCGAGTACCCCGCTCTCATTATTCCTTCACTCCTTAACCTTCGTCAGTTCGCCACAGATTACCCGCCAACAAGCAGCACAATGTATGCAATATGCCGATGTGATCATCGCGAATAGCCAATCCTTAAAGTCAGAGCTCCAACACCGATATCCGAAAATCAAAAATAGACTTAAAGTCGTATATCTCGGCACAGATGTCCAGCGCTTCAGACCTCCGACAGTGAGGGAGCGAAACGCTGTCCGTGCGAAGCTTGGGGTGTCCAGTGCCTATGTCGTAACCTTTGCCGGTCGAATCATTCCACGGAAAGGCTTACCCGTACTTATTCGCGCGATACAACAAGCGAAGAAGTCGGTTCCGAACGTTCAACTACTTGTCGCAGGGAATACACAACGCAAGGGCTATGGCGCCAAAATGAAAAAGCTCGCTGCCCAGCTTAACGTGCCAATGAAAATGGCCGGGTACTATGCCCATAAACGCATGCATCAATTCTATTGGGCGGGAGACTGCTTCGTCTGCCCTTCCCAGAAGCACGAAGCCTTCGGGCTCGTCAATATCGAAGCGATGGCGGCAGGTCTCCCTGTTGTTGCATCTGACATCGGCGGGATTCGCGAGATTATCCGTCATGAGAAGAACGGCATACTCATCAAACGATTCCATCAGCCTTCAGCGTTTGCCACGGCCATTCAGCGTCTTGCAACGCAACAGAAACTCACCAAATCTATCCGGCGTACCGGCCTTAAAGATGTCAAACATCGCTTCAGCTGGCAAGGAACTGCGGACCGCTTAATCAAGCTGTACCACAAACATCAGGCCTAA
- a CDS encoding YheC/YheD family protein: protein MSRYVSSKWKKTLALLKDNQLRTIIPTTVRFNEKNLDTMLKKHAMLYVKPEIGSFGHGVIRIEKHRKHFQYQSKEKIYKFKTFPLMYAALKKTIGKRSYLIQTGIELLKHQKHAFDLRVMVQINPNQQWEATGIIGRVAAPNKIVTNYHSGGTPKPLEPLLSPYLSKADLRKKTVELNQIGIRTGKAMQRKFAGVCELGVDIGLDGERKPWIFEVNTSPDRYIFKKHPNKAIFRKIMSYAKAYEARMKRKKK, encoded by the coding sequence ATGTCACGTTATGTCTCAAGTAAATGGAAGAAAACACTCGCCCTGTTAAAAGACAATCAATTACGTACAATCATTCCAACGACAGTAAGGTTCAATGAAAAAAATTTGGATACGATGCTGAAAAAGCATGCGATGCTCTATGTCAAACCGGAGATCGGCTCATTCGGCCACGGCGTCATCCGCATTGAGAAACATCGGAAGCATTTTCAGTACCAATCCAAAGAGAAAATATACAAATTCAAAACCTTTCCATTGATGTACGCTGCGCTGAAAAAGACCATCGGAAAACGATCCTATTTAATTCAGACCGGCATTGAACTGCTTAAGCATCAGAAGCATGCCTTTGACCTGCGTGTGATGGTGCAAATTAATCCGAATCAGCAATGGGAGGCGACGGGGATTATCGGCCGTGTAGCCGCGCCGAACAAGATTGTGACGAACTATCATAGTGGAGGAACACCGAAGCCGCTAGAGCCTCTGTTAAGTCCTTATTTATCCAAGGCGGATCTACGGAAGAAGACCGTCGAACTGAACCAAATTGGCATCCGTACAGGCAAAGCGATGCAGCGCAAATTTGCCGGTGTCTGTGAGCTCGGGGTGGATATCGGACTCGATGGGGAGCGTAAACCTTGGATTTTTGAGGTGAATACTTCACCGGATCGATATATTTTCAAGAAGCATCCGAACAAAGCCATTTTCCGAAAAATTATGTCCTACGCGAAGGCATACGAAGCGAGAATGAAGAGAAAGAAAAAATAA
- a CDS encoding DUF2167 domain-containing protein → MMESTRRSIPYLILAFVVVLGTVFGSTTAGAEEAGDTYNWIQGGKAVDLGTSLASLNLDKEMVFLGAEDTQKMQQKYNGYATKKEIGSVFPMDENAGWAVIFEYDEPGHIVDDEKEDIDADGILKSYKEGTEENNKTLEDSKKLYVDGWDVAPFYDDKAHHLTWSLLGHDSNNEKFINYNVRLLSKEGYVSAILISDPANLAHDKKELEDKILPNFSFKPGAKYEDFDESVDKTAEYGLSGLILGAAGIAVAKKVGLLALGLVFLKKAWFLVIAIPVAIWNFIRRKSAKKAAEEAPVTESP, encoded by the coding sequence ATGATGGAGTCAACAAGGAGATCAATACCTTACCTGATCCTAGCATTTGTCGTGGTATTGGGAACGGTATTCGGATCAACTACAGCAGGAGCTGAAGAAGCAGGAGACACGTATAATTGGATTCAAGGGGGCAAGGCGGTCGATCTAGGCACTAGTCTGGCATCGCTCAATTTGGACAAGGAGATGGTATTCCTTGGCGCAGAAGATACACAGAAGATGCAACAGAAATATAATGGCTACGCAACGAAAAAAGAAATTGGATCCGTCTTCCCGATGGATGAGAATGCGGGCTGGGCGGTAATCTTCGAATATGATGAACCAGGGCATATCGTTGATGATGAGAAAGAAGACATCGATGCTGATGGGATTCTTAAGAGTTATAAAGAAGGAACGGAAGAGAACAACAAGACACTGGAAGACAGCAAGAAGTTGTATGTAGATGGATGGGACGTCGCTCCATTCTATGATGATAAGGCGCATCACTTGACGTGGTCGCTGCTAGGGCATGATTCCAATAACGAGAAATTCATTAATTATAACGTCCGTCTGTTGTCCAAGGAAGGATATGTATCCGCGATTCTCATCTCGGATCCAGCGAATCTGGCGCATGATAAGAAAGAGCTGGAAGACAAAATTCTGCCGAACTTCAGCTTCAAACCCGGAGCAAAGTACGAGGATTTCGATGAAAGTGTCGACAAGACCGCTGAGTATGGGTTATCAGGATTGATTCTTGGCGCAGCGGGGATCGCAGTTGCGAAGAAAGTAGGACTCCTGGCTCTAGGACTCGTCTTCTTGAAGAAAGCTTGGTTCCTGGTGATCGCGATTCCTGTGGCGATATGGAATTTCATTCGACGCAAATCGGCGAAAAAAGCTGCCGAGGAAGCGCCTGTCACGGAGAGCCCGTAG
- a CDS encoding phosphotransferase enzyme family protein, whose product MMNLRNMVIGLDSDHIARQLIAYWQYDAGTLAFWRASSNFVYTFQQDHQPFFLRFSDEQDHTAAQIEAELEFMQYLRSQGYPCVEPIRSKNGQLIQTIHVNGYEYYGVVFAKADGVPLQEEVLSNDHFFEWGRSLGELHTHASAFNPSGEKRHDWSDILHSIEETLQKYPDEIEAITELEQLTEWMQTLPCTANDYGLIHYDFQIDNICWDAASEQFHVFDFDDAHYHWFVMDIVSALMDFMEQDTQASQAKIELFLKGYRSVRILNYDLVMQFPYFLRYSRLYGYIRVLRSLEHSDIAPSEAPAWYEGLRTKLIASNESRRRLWSSKHMKE is encoded by the coding sequence ATGATGAATTTACGCAACATGGTCATCGGACTTGATTCAGATCACATTGCACGACAGCTCATAGCATATTGGCAATACGATGCTGGTACGCTTGCCTTCTGGCGGGCTAGCTCTAATTTTGTCTATACCTTTCAGCAAGATCATCAACCATTTTTTCTAAGATTTTCGGATGAACAGGATCATACGGCAGCCCAAATTGAGGCCGAGCTTGAATTTATGCAGTATCTGCGTAGTCAAGGATATCCCTGTGTGGAGCCCATACGCTCTAAAAATGGACAACTCATCCAAACCATACATGTTAACGGATATGAATACTATGGTGTTGTTTTCGCAAAGGCTGACGGCGTTCCGCTGCAAGAAGAAGTCCTATCGAACGATCATTTTTTTGAATGGGGACGGTCACTAGGCGAACTCCATACACATGCTTCTGCATTCAATCCATCCGGGGAGAAACGCCATGACTGGTCGGATATCCTTCATTCGATTGAGGAGACGCTTCAGAAATATCCTGATGAAATCGAGGCGATTACGGAGCTAGAACAACTAACAGAATGGATGCAGACACTTCCTTGCACAGCAAATGATTATGGACTCATTCATTATGATTTTCAGATAGACAATATCTGTTGGGATGCTGCAAGCGAACAATTTCATGTATTCGACTTCGATGATGCCCACTATCATTGGTTCGTGATGGATATTGTGTCTGCACTTATGGATTTCATGGAACAGGATACACAGGCATCTCAGGCAAAAATAGAACTTTTCCTAAAAGGATATCGTTCCGTTCGCATATTGAACTATGATCTTGTCATGCAATTCCCCTACTTCCTTAGATACTCGCGACTCTATGGTTACATAAGAGTTCTCCGATCACTCGAACATAGTGACATCGCGCCTTCAGAAGCACCCGCTTGGTATGAGGGACTAAGGACGAAATTAATAGCAAGTAATGAAAGCAGAAGACGGCTCTGGTCTAGTAAGCATATGAAGGAGTGA
- a CDS encoding S66 family peptidase, whose translation MKKKIVFPKPFAQGDTIAVTAPSSGVPAELHPLLHRSRKHMERLGFNVVEGETIWTQNKCVSAPHETRARELMQYLLDPNIQAIIPPWGGEFLMDILPLLDWEQLKEAPPKWVFGYSDISTFLFAYTLRTGVATAHGPNYVDVSSSDPLDPVTTRWLDVLGNSHTVEQVSSTHYQSAWNHEIPGFHLDTLSTWKFLGENKMAAADEKISFAGRLIGGCMDTISILIGTPYAPVQTFIQDYCSQTGVIWYLESCEMNAADIYRHLWQMKQCGWFEHAAGILIGRPAGYSPTQDFELTDALTAALGDLNIPVLYDVDIGHMPPQLTLINGALATVTYQDGQGQVVMTFE comes from the coding sequence ATGAAAAAGAAAATTGTCTTTCCCAAACCGTTTGCACAAGGCGATACCATCGCGGTCACCGCGCCTTCGAGCGGCGTCCCAGCAGAGCTTCACCCCCTCTTGCATCGATCCCGCAAGCATATGGAACGGCTCGGATTCAACGTAGTGGAAGGTGAGACGATCTGGACCCAGAACAAATGCGTCAGCGCGCCGCATGAAACGCGAGCTCGCGAGCTGATGCAGTATCTATTAGATCCGAACATTCAAGCGATCATCCCACCATGGGGCGGTGAATTTCTAATGGATATCCTCCCTCTGCTTGATTGGGAACAATTGAAGGAAGCCCCACCGAAGTGGGTGTTCGGCTACTCCGATATCAGCACGTTCTTATTCGCTTATACGTTACGTACGGGTGTAGCAACAGCACATGGACCCAATTATGTAGACGTCAGCTCCTCTGATCCGCTAGATCCCGTTACCACGCGTTGGCTCGATGTGCTCGGGAACTCGCATACGGTTGAGCAAGTCTCCTCCACCCATTATCAATCGGCATGGAACCATGAAATACCTGGCTTTCACCTTGATACATTATCTACGTGGAAATTTCTCGGCGAAAACAAGATGGCAGCTGCGGATGAGAAGATTTCCTTTGCGGGACGCCTGATCGGTGGTTGTATGGATACGATATCAATTCTAATCGGGACACCCTACGCCCCGGTGCAGACATTCATTCAAGACTACTGCAGTCAAACCGGCGTCATCTGGTATCTGGAGAGCTGCGAGATGAATGCAGCCGACATCTACCGCCATCTCTGGCAGATGAAGCAATGCGGTTGGTTCGAGCATGCCGCAGGCATCCTCATCGGCAGACCTGCTGGTTATTCACCAACGCAAGACTTCGAGTTGACCGATGCGCTCACGGCCGCACTGGGTGATCTCAACATTCCTGTCCTATATGACGTAGATATTGGTCATATGCCACCGCAGCTGACGCTCATCAACGGGGCGCTCGCTACGGTAACCTATCAAGACGGACAAGGCCAAGTCGTCATGACATTTGAATAA
- a CDS encoding NAD(P)H-dependent oxidoreductase, translating to MKILVNIAHPHIEQSRVNATWLRALEREHHVSINELYKEYPDEKIDVEREQELCLAHDRIVLQFPFYWYSSPPLLKKWQDEVLTYGWAYGAEGTKLHGKELMLAVSTGSEAGKYQAGGGNHFSMSELLKPFVATSNLIGTVYKPAFIYHGALSATDEAVEASARDYVAYISRP from the coding sequence ATGAAAATTTTAGTGAATATTGCGCACCCCCATATTGAACAATCCCGGGTGAACGCAACGTGGTTAAGAGCGCTTGAGAGAGAACATCATGTCTCGATTAATGAATTGTACAAGGAATATCCCGACGAGAAAATTGACGTTGAACGCGAACAGGAGCTATGTCTTGCTCACGATCGAATCGTCTTGCAGTTCCCATTCTATTGGTACAGCTCTCCGCCGCTGCTGAAGAAGTGGCAGGATGAAGTTCTTACTTATGGTTGGGCTTACGGAGCGGAAGGTACGAAGCTGCACGGCAAAGAGCTCATGTTGGCGGTGTCGACCGGGAGTGAAGCAGGCAAATACCAAGCCGGCGGCGGGAATCACTTCTCGATGAGCGAGCTGCTGAAGCCGTTCGTTGCGACGAGCAATCTGATCGGGACGGTGTATAAGCCGGCATTCATTTACCATGGCGCATTAAGCGCGACAGATGAAGCGGTCGAAGCTAGCGCTAGGGATTATGTGGCATATATTAGTCGGCCGTAG